The following coding sequences are from one Hymenobacter sp. PAMC 26628 window:
- a CDS encoding sensor histidine kinase has protein sequence MDSSSYKYRKVSIGEQWFIEISGLNPADQIELEETLSVLEAIHEWPVTKQVIIGADESGRGSQNTTVLNIYKWYVEEVRVGPHRSDVAVTPWVQAVLSREQILRGTIRQALQQENLDYSKIINLSSELASLDETNLRFSVDAGIINRLGKELVGRAETALSELVKNGYDSDATLVTLIFADNSKIGGTLTVVDNGNGMTQPELVNGFMRLSSTDKIHHPKSPLFKRTRAGRKGIGRFATQRLGLKLTIITQTATATEAIKVTIDWSRFITDSNLLTIESKIETVAARSEGKGTTLLIEGLREAWSEASIKRAYRYLSELLQPFPLSAQLSQSENDPGFKVDVYQQDAAGKPRVIINEERAFYDHAVAVIEGYVDEKGVGFWAVESKKLGIAQDVQPLGKSDGVQSKPYDHLRNVHLKAYYFIFEAGLFPPSTMTTVRETLREQGGIRVYRNGFRVLPYGEQDDDWTGLDASVRRNIILVPHGNNSFLGFAELVDVEGNQFDETSGRERLVENPAFAELSDFTKRALTGGVLRIAAERGRKGVASEKRKTSQKPTDTIKNAAQDALSKIESLNTTPPLAGQPEVIPASEADKPPLGDINSPISAIAQFAETFKTILGATAQQEQQNIRLIEEINQLRVLAGLGLVIGQFVHEIKTYVTSFNLDIQELSKLLGGNDEATQVLATIKHNVQAFSTYRSYFERVISDNVSRELQPLELREVVRPFVKTITPDAEKSGITILPMIFEGYDLFTVPMHRSEWASILFNFYSNAKKAIHHAGSVGQILIKCGKAGGVVYLEFSDNGVGIPTENEEKVFDAFFTTSQPPSRQATFREELTGMGLGLKIVRDIVESYQGSIFVALPEQGFSTTLRIQIPSNRTK, from the coding sequence ATGGATTCCTCTAGCTATAAATACCGAAAGGTATCCATTGGAGAGCAGTGGTTTATTGAGATAAGCGGCTTAAATCCAGCTGACCAAATTGAATTAGAGGAGACTCTTTCCGTACTCGAAGCCATTCATGAATGGCCAGTAACCAAGCAGGTTATTATAGGCGCTGACGAAAGCGGACGTGGCTCACAAAATACCACCGTACTCAATATCTATAAGTGGTACGTCGAAGAAGTGCGAGTTGGTCCTCACCGCTCAGATGTGGCCGTTACCCCATGGGTGCAAGCCGTGTTGAGCCGGGAGCAAATCTTGAGAGGCACTATCCGACAAGCACTTCAGCAAGAAAACCTGGACTACTCTAAAATTATCAATTTATCGAGCGAGCTAGCTAGCTTGGACGAAACCAACCTGCGCTTTAGCGTGGATGCAGGAATCATCAACCGCTTGGGCAAAGAGCTGGTAGGCCGGGCAGAAACTGCCCTATCGGAACTGGTGAAGAATGGTTATGATTCGGACGCCACACTGGTAACGCTAATTTTTGCCGATAACAGCAAAATTGGTGGTACCCTAACGGTAGTAGATAATGGGAATGGAATGACGCAGCCAGAGCTCGTCAATGGATTTATGCGGCTGTCTTCAACGGACAAAATTCATCACCCAAAATCTCCTCTTTTCAAGCGCACCCGCGCTGGCCGTAAAGGAATTGGGCGTTTTGCCACACAACGTCTGGGATTAAAGTTGACCATCATTACGCAGACAGCTACTGCTACTGAGGCTATCAAAGTAACTATTGATTGGAGTCGATTCATTACCGATTCCAACCTGTTGACCATCGAGTCCAAGATTGAAACGGTAGCAGCCCGTTCGGAAGGTAAAGGCACCACCTTACTTATCGAGGGGTTGCGGGAAGCTTGGTCGGAAGCATCTATTAAAAGAGCTTACCGCTACTTGTCCGAATTATTGCAGCCGTTTCCGCTTTCAGCACAACTATCGCAAAGCGAAAATGACCCGGGCTTTAAAGTTGATGTCTATCAGCAGGATGCGGCCGGTAAGCCTCGTGTCATCATCAACGAAGAGCGGGCATTTTATGACCATGCTGTCGCCGTAATCGAAGGGTATGTAGATGAGAAAGGTGTTGGTTTTTGGGCTGTGGAGAGCAAAAAGCTAGGCATTGCACAAGATGTGCAGCCGTTGGGCAAGTCAGATGGCGTTCAGTCAAAACCATACGACCACCTGCGCAACGTCCACCTGAAAGCTTACTACTTCATTTTCGAAGCAGGCCTTTTTCCACCCAGTACTATGACGACAGTTCGTGAAACGCTGCGGGAGCAAGGAGGCATCCGGGTTTATCGAAATGGTTTCAGAGTATTGCCTTACGGTGAGCAAGATGACGACTGGACTGGCCTAGATGCCAGTGTACGTCGGAACATAATTCTTGTCCCTCACGGCAATAACAGCTTCCTGGGATTTGCGGAGCTTGTCGATGTTGAGGGTAACCAATTCGATGAAACATCTGGTCGCGAGAGACTAGTCGAAAACCCTGCTTTTGCTGAACTTTCCGATTTTACTAAAAGGGCATTGACTGGAGGTGTGCTTCGAATTGCTGCTGAACGTGGGCGCAAGGGAGTTGCGAGTGAGAAAAGAAAAACATCACAGAAACCTACTGATACAATAAAGAATGCTGCGCAAGATGCTCTTAGTAAGATTGAAAGCCTAAATACTACCCCCCCACTTGCAGGCCAGCCAGAAGTTATCCCAGCATCGGAAGCTGACAAGCCACCATTGGGAGACATTAATTCCCCCATCTCTGCCATAGCTCAGTTCGCGGAAACTTTTAAAACGATTTTAGGAGCTACGGCCCAGCAAGAACAACAAAACATTCGGTTAATTGAGGAAATCAATCAATTGCGTGTACTTGCAGGTCTGGGTCTGGTAATTGGTCAGTTTGTTCACGAAATCAAGACATATGTAACGTCCTTTAACTTAGATATTCAGGAACTATCTAAATTACTTGGCGGGAACGATGAGGCAACCCAAGTGCTAGCGACGATTAAGCATAACGTTCAAGCTTTTTCAACTTACCGCTCTTATTTCGAGCGTGTTATTTCTGACAACGTCTCTCGCGAGCTACAACCGCTTGAATTAAGGGAAGTAGTCCGGCCCTTCGTCAAAACAATTACCCCAGACGCTGAGAAATCGGGGATTACCATTCTTCCCATGATTTTTGAAGGTTACGATTTATTCACCGTCCCGATGCACCGGTCAGAATGGGCTTCCATTCTGTTCAATTTCTATTCAAACGCCAAAAAAGCTATCCATCATGCCGGTAGCGTAGGGCAAATCCTCATCAAGTGCGGGAAGGCTGGCGGGGTTGTCTACCTTGAGTTCTCGGATAATGGGGTAGGCATTCCCACTGAAAATGAAGAAAAGGTTTTTGATGCTTTTTTCACTACTTCGCAGCCTCCCTCTCGACAAGCTACCTTTCGCGAGGAGCTCACTGGTATGGGTCTAGGTCTGAAAATCGTTCGCGACATAGTCGAGAGTTACCAAGGAAGTATCTTCGTGGCTTTACCCGAACAGGGGTTTAGTACCACACTGCGCATTCAGATACCTTCAAATCGCACTAAGTAA